The Cellulophaga sp. L1A9 genome window below encodes:
- a CDS encoding transposase, translating to MKYKKWTLDQKLEILSISEEIGIIEACRKYGVSTGTFYSWKTKHESQGEAGLKVIYDTKSKEHKQAEEENRILRKLLSNKEIELEVQRELLKKKFGTSDPRKI from the coding sequence ATGAAATACAAGAAATGGACCTTAGATCAGAAGTTAGAAATTCTCTCTATTTCAGAAGAGATCGGCATCATAGAAGCCTGTCGTAAATACGGAGTTAGTACAGGTACTTTTTATAGTTGGAAGACGAAACATGAGAGTCAAGGAGAAGCAGGCTTAAAAGTCATCTATGATACTAAAAGTAAAGAACACAAGCAGGCAGAAGAAGAAAACCGAATACTACGTAAGCTTCTAAGCAATAAGGAAATTGAATTAGAAGTACAACGAGAACTTTTAAAAAAAAAGTTTGGAACGTCCGATCCAAGAAAGATTTAG
- a CDS encoding IS3 family transposase — protein sequence MNAVYSKHKISKTNIINMVGMVHSSYYRTPSFGKKGNTPSKLTYHKSRGWVNQDAVIASIKEILSHEFIDCGYRLMTSYLKKEAYLINHKKLYRIMKEQGMLKLENRINRSGSGRKFVKFRKVNTSRPMECLEMDIKMVWIPNVGKNAYLLSIIDVHTRRILKDYFSFSIKQDKVIAFLSELFAEYQYPDNVVIRSDNGSQFIANNVREYLGLIGVQQEFTHIATPEENAHIEAYHGILKKEIFKRVDYTCFGQIEQILKRYVTFYNNTRLHGLLGRITPMEKWNADKHLILMKKITA from the coding sequence GTGAATGCTGTTTATAGCAAGCATAAAATTAGTAAAACCAACATAATTAATATGGTAGGGATGGTTCATAGTAGCTATTACCGTACTCCCAGTTTTGGTAAAAAGGGTAATACTCCTAGTAAACTCACCTATCATAAATCTAGAGGTTGGGTTAATCAAGACGCTGTTATTGCTTCTATAAAAGAGATTTTAAGTCATGAATTTATAGATTGTGGTTACCGATTAATGACTTCTTACTTAAAAAAAGAAGCATACCTGATTAATCATAAAAAGCTCTACAGAATTATGAAAGAACAGGGAATGCTAAAACTAGAGAATCGGATAAACAGGAGTGGTTCTGGGCGTAAATTTGTAAAATTCAGAAAAGTAAATACCTCAAGACCAATGGAATGTTTAGAGATGGATATAAAGATGGTATGGATTCCTAATGTGGGTAAAAACGCTTATTTATTATCCATCATAGACGTACATACTCGTAGAATATTAAAAGACTATTTTTCTTTTTCTATTAAACAGGATAAGGTGATAGCGTTTTTATCAGAGTTGTTTGCAGAATACCAATACCCTGATAACGTTGTTATTAGAAGTGACAACGGTAGTCAGTTTATTGCAAATAATGTACGTGAATACCTTGGACTAATTGGGGTTCAGCAAGAATTTACACATATAGCCACACCAGAAGAAAATGCGCATATAGAAGCCTATCATGGAATACTAAAAAAAGAAATTTTTAAAAGAGTGGATTACACATGTTTTGGGCAAATTGAACAAATCTTAAAAAGGTATGTGACTTTTTACAACAATACTAGGTTACATGGGCTCTTAGGGCGTATTACACCAATGGAAAAATGGAACGCTGATAAACACCTAATTCTAATGAAAAAAATAACAGCTTAA
- a CDS encoding DUF1877 family protein, which produces MFYRGQNIALLAVPEEVENILKKAERKLDSEYSDIIFHLPRAFQDDFQDFGHSDWIEFKNDAQDLVKNYPEGKFDSKFYIDTNRTYGVLDYLIAQRENVDINDSNSFFYDGIKFENCKSGQGFSLIYWDLNILQKKKKILDSLSFEKLYTFYDFRKMIDEGVYKIEQVNENIEELQNVFIEVKKFLKYAIELKGYVLVLKN; this is translated from the coding sequence TTGTTTTATAGGGGTCAAAACATAGCTTTATTAGCAGTACCGGAAGAAGTTGAAAATATTCTAAAAAAAGCTGAACGTAAATTAGATTCGGAGTATTCAGATATAATTTTTCATCTTCCAAGAGCTTTTCAAGATGATTTTCAGGATTTTGGACATTCTGACTGGATTGAATTTAAAAATGACGCTCAAGATTTAGTTAAAAATTACCCTGAAGGAAAATTTGACTCTAAGTTCTATATTGATACAAATAGAACGTATGGAGTTCTTGATTATTTAATTGCTCAAAGAGAAAATGTAGATATTAATGATTCGAATTCCTTTTTTTATGATGGGATTAAATTTGAAAATTGCAAATCTGGTCAAGGGTTTAGTTTAATATATTGGGATTTAAATATTCTACAAAAGAAAAAGAAAATTTTAGATTCTTTATCATTTGAAAAACTCTATACATTCTATGATTTTAGAAAAATGATTGATGAAGGAGTCTATAAAATTGAACAAGTGAATGAAAATATTGAAGAATTACAAAATGTATTTATTGAAGTTAAAAAGTTTTTAAAATATGCAATTGAATTAAAAGGTTATGTGCTTGTACTGAAAAATTAA